From the genome of Psychrilyobacter atlanticus DSM 19335, one region includes:
- the malX gene encoding maltose/glucose-specific PTS transporter subunit IIBC produces MSTGAIKMKSAKKSNGVSGWEFFQNLGKTFMLPVALLAAMGILLGLGAAFTGATTIEMFPFLGIPALQFIFNFMIKISLVAFIFLPLMFAVSIPLGLARENKEIAAFAGLVGYISLQLGTNFYLTSRGILESTDTRMIMGIESIDTGALGGLICGILVYMIHSKYQNIELPDAFSFFGGTRFVAIATVLIMSIVGIIVPVIWPFFETGILAVGSGIQKAGIFGPFLFGAGERLLLPFGLHHILVATIRFTEAGGQIVTASGETISGALNIFYHQFTQGPEFVSPQYTRFLSQGKMPSFIFGLTGAAFAMYKSSFLKNRTKVKGLLISAVVAAAVGGITEPIEFIFLFIAPVLYLFHTVMTGLGFMVMGILGVVIGNTDGNIIDFFVFGVLQGLWTKWYLVLPVGVIWFGLYYVAFKWYIEKYNILTPGRDDSEEAVNAMDSGDMAGYNAKIMLEAIGGKENIVSLDNCITRLRLVLKDASIIDVEAIKKAGAVNVVKLNDTNVQIIVGTKVQVLKKQMQKLI; encoded by the coding sequence ATGAGTACAGGTGCAATTAAAATGAAGAGTGCAAAAAAGTCAAACGGTGTTAGTGGATGGGAATTTTTTCAGAACTTAGGAAAAACTTTTATGTTACCGGTGGCATTACTGGCAGCTATGGGAATCTTGTTAGGATTAGGAGCCGCATTTACAGGGGCTACAACTATTGAGATGTTTCCATTTTTAGGAATACCAGCATTACAATTTATATTTAATTTTATGATCAAAATCAGTTTAGTAGCGTTTATTTTTTTACCATTGATGTTTGCAGTGTCCATACCTTTAGGATTAGCCAGGGAAAATAAGGAGATAGCAGCCTTTGCAGGATTAGTAGGATATATATCCCTGCAACTGGGAACAAATTTTTATCTGACATCTAGAGGAATATTGGAGTCTACCGATACAAGGATGATAATGGGAATAGAGAGTATAGATACGGGAGCCCTAGGTGGACTCATATGTGGTATCTTGGTTTATATGATTCATTCAAAGTATCAAAATATTGAACTTCCAGATGCATTTTCTTTCTTTGGAGGGACAAGATTTGTAGCAATAGCTACCGTACTTATTATGTCAATTGTGGGAATTATAGTACCTGTTATCTGGCCATTCTTTGAGACAGGAATATTAGCAGTCGGGAGCGGAATTCAAAAAGCAGGAATCTTTGGACCGTTTTTATTTGGAGCAGGGGAAAGACTCTTATTACCATTTGGGTTACATCATATATTAGTAGCGACAATAAGATTTACAGAAGCTGGGGGACAGATTGTGACTGCCAGTGGGGAAACTATATCAGGTGCACTAAATATATTTTATCATCAATTTACTCAGGGGCCAGAATTTGTATCCCCTCAATATACTAGATTTTTATCGCAAGGAAAGATGCCATCATTTATATTTGGATTGACAGGAGCAGCTTTTGCTATGTATAAATCATCTTTTTTAAAAAATAGAACGAAAGTAAAAGGTCTACTTATATCAGCAGTTGTAGCAGCAGCAGTAGGAGGAATTACCGAACCTATTGAATTCATATTTTTATTTATAGCACCAGTTCTTTACCTTTTTCATACTGTTATGACAGGACTTGGGTTTATGGTAATGGGGATCTTAGGTGTGGTTATTGGAAATACAGATGGAAATATAATAGATTTTTTCGTATTTGGAGTATTACAGGGATTATGGACTAAATGGTATTTAGTACTGCCAGTAGGAGTTATATGGTTTGGATTATATTATGTAGCATTCAAATGGTACATAGAAAAATATAATATATTGACTCCAGGAAGAGATGATTCTGAAGAAGCTGTAAACGCTATGGACAGCGGGGATATGGCAGGATATAATGCCAAAATAATGTTAGAGGCAATAGGCGGGAAAGAAAATATAGTCAGTTTGGACAACTGCATAACAAGGTTGAGACTGGTATTAAAAGATGCATCTATTATCGATGTAGAAGCTAT
- the rplM gene encoding 50S ribosomal protein L13 gives MLRKEDVVREWLHYDADGVVLGRLAAEIAKKLMGKDKVTYTPHIDGGDYVVITNMEKITVTGKKLTDKIYYNHSGFPGGLRERRLEEVLAKNPAEALFLAVKRMLPKNRLGAQQLTRLRVFVGSEHEHAAQNPETKSL, from the coding sequence ATGTTAAGAAAAGAAGATGTAGTTAGAGAATGGTTACATTATGACGCTGATGGTGTAGTATTAGGTAGATTAGCTGCAGAAATCGCAAAGAAATTAATGGGAAAAGATAAGGTAACTTATACTCCTCATATCGATGGTGGAGATTACGTAGTAATCACTAACATGGAAAAAATCACAGTTACAGGAAAAAAATTAACTGACAAAATTTATTACAATCACTCAGGATTCCCAGGTGGATTAAGAGAGAGAAGATTAGAAGAAGTTTTAGCTAAGAACCCTGCAGAGGCTTTATTTTTAGCAGTTAAGAGAATGTTACCTAAGAACAGATTAGGTGCACAACAATTAACTAGATTAAGAGTATTTGTTGGATCTGAACATGAGCATGCTGCTCAAAACCCTGAAACTAAATCTTTATAA
- the rpsI gene encoding 30S ribosomal protein S9: protein MAVQFRGTGRRKTSVARVILVPGETGVTINGKEMSDYFGRGILGDIVNQPLVLTETAEKFGVKVNVNGGGTTGQAGAIRHGVARALLMADETLKGALREAGFLTRDSRMVERKKFGKKKARKSPQFSKR, encoded by the coding sequence ATGGCTGTACAATTTAGAGGAACTGGAAGAAGAAAAACTTCAGTAGCAAGAGTAATCTTAGTACCTGGTGAAACAGGTGTTACTATAAATGGAAAAGAAATGAGCGACTATTTCGGAAGAGGAATCTTAGGAGATATCGTAAACCAACCTTTAGTTTTAACTGAAACTGCTGAGAAATTTGGAGTTAAAGTAAACGTAAATGGTGGAGGAACTACTGGTCAAGCAGGAGCTATCAGACATGGTGTTGCTAGAGCATTATTAATGGCTGATGAAACTTTAAAAGGTGCTTTAAGAGAAGCTGGATTCTTAACTAGAGACTCAAGAATGGTTGAAAGAAAGAAATTCGGAAAGAAAAAAGCAAGAAAATCACCTCAATTCTCAAAGAGATAA
- a CDS encoding ferritin-like domain-containing protein: MKKKFIGIIMILVLSSLTFAGYGHTGAEKDNNVTVQEMIKYAIEDEIFAKTEYDKIMKTFDIDRPFSNIRRAEETHMEMLKPLIEKYNVNYEKLEEKDLVIPETLKETFEIGVQAEIDNIAMYEKFLKDENLPDDVREVFTYLRDGSKNHLRAFERQLSKY; encoded by the coding sequence ATGAAAAAGAAATTTATAGGAATTATAATGATATTGGTGTTGAGTAGTTTAACTTTTGCTGGTTACGGCCATACAGGAGCTGAAAAAGATAATAATGTGACGGTTCAGGAAATGATTAAATACGCAATAGAGGATGAAATCTTTGCAAAAACAGAGTATGACAAGATAATGAAAACTTTTGATATCGACAGACCATTTTCAAATATAAGAAGAGCTGAGGAAACTCATATGGAAATGTTAAAACCATTAATTGAAAAATATAATGTCAACTATGAAAAATTAGAGGAAAAAGATCTCGTAATTCCGGAAACTTTAAAAGAAACTTTTGAAATAGGAGTGCAGGCAGAGATAGATAATATAGCTATGTACGAAAAGTTTCTAAAAGATGAAAATTTACCTGATGATGTAAGGGAAGTGTTTACTTATCTCAGGGATGGATCGAAAAATCATCTCAGAGCATTTGAAAGACAGTTGAGTAAGTACTAA
- the topA gene encoding type I DNA topoisomerase, whose protein sequence is MAKKNLVIVESPAKANTIKKILGRNYEVTASYGHIRDLPKTKMGIDIENDFTPSYSTIKGKGEITKNLRALAKKSDKIYLAADPDREGEAIAWHIAHILKLDPKEKNRIEFNEITKTAIRDAVKNPRTIDQDRVDAQQARRLLDRIVGYSISPYLWQLISSNTSAGRVQSVSLKLICDLEDEIKAFIPQKYWEVSGNFSDNIDLNLYKSGDDRGIKMWDEEKMEELKKSLETHPTFEVTSTEISKKTKKPPLPLKTSTLQQLASSYLGFSASKTMRVAQSLYEGLKIDGTQKGLITYMRTDSTRISEEAQGQAKEFILEKYGEKYIGKEKKKKTDDKKKIQDAHEAVRPTYIDLEPENIEEYLNSDQYRLYKLIWERFIISQLAPMEYDQFTLISGYDKYQFRGIVNKVTFDGYYKVFKEEDEIKTASFPSIEKGDKLNLEKLNIKADETKPPKRFTESSLVRKLEADGIGRPSTYASIIETLKKREYVEFMGKSFVPTKLGYDVEKILNKYFPRILGVEFTSSMEDALDSIEEGEIKWTNVLDDFYVDFKKALDNFDKEVEKITNRRIESDVPCPVDGCTGKMLLKTGRFGKYLECEHFETCSGRIPLKTVEIDEQELEDGHIFINEIVQKRERIKRGIPTDIVIKDVRYNLKKGRFGEYLESENYETDNKRLPLSSTVIGVLRDGSIEIDVEMIALKERLLEMNEYFEEKDTDMKTQDGTMMILKKGRYGEYLESENFAIDEIRIPLPTSIKKMVKEGQLEEKDGVIIIKYLLDEIKAVEDKLIAEAGVCEKCGSKFEIKASRRGKFLACSNYPTCKNTRKILKDKETGELSVAPPAKKKEPVKKAVAKKAPAKKAPAKKKTTTKKVKEEK, encoded by the coding sequence GTGGCTAAAAAAAATCTAGTTATAGTGGAGTCGCCGGCAAAGGCAAATACTATAAAGAAAATATTAGGACGTAACTATGAGGTTACAGCCTCATATGGACATATAAGGGACCTTCCCAAGACAAAGATGGGGATAGATATAGAGAATGATTTTACACCCTCTTATTCGACAATAAAGGGTAAGGGTGAAATAACCAAAAACTTGAGAGCATTGGCAAAAAAATCAGATAAAATTTATCTGGCAGCCGACCCGGATAGGGAAGGGGAAGCTATAGCTTGGCATATAGCTCATATATTAAAATTAGATCCAAAAGAAAAAAATAGGATAGAATTTAATGAGATAACTAAAACTGCAATAAGAGACGCAGTAAAAAATCCTAGAACCATAGATCAAGACAGGGTCGATGCACAACAAGCAAGAAGATTATTAGACAGAATAGTAGGATACTCTATCAGTCCATATTTATGGCAACTAATATCTTCTAACACCAGTGCAGGAAGAGTTCAATCGGTATCATTAAAATTAATCTGTGACTTAGAAGATGAAATAAAGGCATTTATTCCTCAAAAATATTGGGAAGTAAGTGGAAATTTCAGTGATAACATAGATCTAAATCTCTATAAATCAGGGGATGACAGAGGAATCAAGATGTGGGATGAGGAAAAGATGGAGGAGTTAAAAAAATCTCTAGAAACACATCCGACTTTTGAAGTAACTAGCACTGAGATATCGAAAAAAACAAAGAAGCCGCCACTGCCATTAAAAACAAGTACATTACAACAATTAGCTTCATCATACTTAGGTTTTTCAGCTTCTAAAACTATGAGAGTAGCTCAGAGTTTATATGAAGGATTGAAAATAGATGGAACTCAAAAAGGTCTGATTACCTATATGAGAACTGACTCTACTAGAATATCAGAGGAAGCTCAAGGACAGGCTAAAGAATTTATTTTAGAGAAATATGGTGAAAAATATATAGGGAAAGAAAAGAAGAAAAAAACAGATGATAAAAAGAAAATACAGGACGCCCATGAAGCGGTAAGACCTACTTATATAGATTTAGAGCCAGAGAATATCGAGGAATATCTAAACTCTGACCAATACAGATTATACAAATTGATTTGGGAAAGATTCATAATTTCTCAATTAGCACCTATGGAATATGACCAATTTACTCTGATAAGTGGATATGATAAATACCAATTTAGAGGGATCGTAAATAAGGTAACCTTTGACGGATACTATAAAGTATTCAAAGAGGAAGATGAGATAAAAACAGCTAGTTTTCCTAGTATTGAAAAGGGAGATAAGTTAAATTTAGAAAAATTAAATATAAAGGCAGACGAGACTAAACCTCCTAAAAGATTTACTGAATCTTCATTGGTAAGAAAGTTAGAAGCGGATGGAATTGGAAGACCTTCTACCTATGCATCTATAATAGAAACTTTGAAGAAGAGAGAATATGTAGAGTTTATGGGGAAATCATTTGTACCTACTAAATTAGGTTATGATGTAGAAAAGATATTGAATAAATATTTCCCAAGAATATTAGGAGTAGAATTTACATCTAGTATGGAAGACGCTCTGGATTCAATCGAAGAAGGAGAAATAAAGTGGACCAATGTTTTAGATGACTTTTATGTAGACTTTAAAAAGGCTCTGGATAACTTTGATAAAGAGGTAGAAAAAATTACTAACAGAAGGATTGAATCTGATGTACCATGTCCAGTGGATGGCTGTACAGGGAAGATGCTCCTAAAAACAGGTAGATTTGGAAAGTATTTAGAGTGTGAACACTTTGAAACCTGTAGTGGAAGAATCCCATTAAAAACAGTGGAGATCGATGAGCAGGAATTAGAGGATGGGCATATCTTTATTAATGAGATAGTGCAGAAGAGAGAAAGAATTAAAAGGGGAATACCTACTGATATAGTGATCAAAGATGTCAGATATAACTTGAAAAAAGGTAGATTCGGGGAATACTTAGAGAGTGAAAATTATGAAACAGATAACAAAAGACTACCATTATCTAGTACTGTTATAGGTGTCTTGAGAGATGGAAGTATAGAGATCGATGTAGAGATGATAGCTCTAAAAGAAAGATTGTTAGAGATGAATGAATATTTTGAAGAAAAAGATACCGACATGAAAACACAAGATGGAACTATGATGATCTTAAAAAAGGGAAGATATGGAGAATATCTAGAAAGTGAAAACTTTGCTATTGATGAGATCAGAATACCACTGCCAACAAGCATAAAAAAGATGGTAAAAGAAGGGCAGTTAGAGGAAAAAGATGGAGTTATAATAATTAAATATCTATTGGATGAGATCAAAGCTGTAGAAGACAAGCTTATAGCTGAAGCTGGAGTATGTGAAAAGTGCGGTAGTAAATTTGAGATCAAGGCAAGTAGAAGGGGAAAATTCCTGGCTTGTAGTAACTATCCAACTTGTAAAAATACAAGGAAGATATTAAAAGATAAGGAAACAGGGGAACTTTCAGTAGCTCCTCCTGCAAAGAAAAAAGAACCAGTAAAAAAAGCTGTAGCTAAAAAAGCACCTGCAAAGAAGGCTCCGGCTAAGAAGAAAACAACAACTAAAAAAGTAAAAGAAGAAAAATAA
- the dprA gene encoding DNA-processing protein DprA yields MDSWYKLRVAGVRDSIIIKLMNLCEEFEEIFLHDRSFYNKIMRFKYEDIDKILNSYKINLDFYREKMLDLNIETISIKEREYPLYLKNISHPPVFLYIKGKMNFYDKNIGVVGTRKMTNYGESACRELVGDLVGAGVTITSGLAIGVDVTAHKRALNLGGNTIAVVGSGLDVIYPPENKYEWERIAKEGTLISEYPLGAPPDRYNFPRRNRIIVGLTRGVTVVESYKKGGSLITAKLALEEGRDVFVIPGFPDYISFEGNNNLIKDSYGKLITCGKDILEEYGWDGENQINVKIDIDSEEEKVYSVLVVEKSLDELITETHIPIGKLLGLLTNLELKKLVRAIAGGKYRRV; encoded by the coding sequence TTGGATTCTTGGTATAAATTGAGAGTAGCGGGAGTAAGAGACAGTATAATAATTAAACTGATGAATTTGTGTGAAGAATTTGAAGAAATTTTTCTCCATGACAGGTCATTTTATAATAAAATTATGAGGTTTAAATACGAAGATATTGATAAAATTTTAAATTCTTATAAAATTAATCTTGATTTTTATAGGGAAAAAATGCTAGATTTAAATATTGAAACAATTTCTATAAAGGAAAGAGAGTATCCATTATATTTGAAAAACATCTCTCATCCACCAGTTTTTCTATACATAAAGGGGAAGATGAACTTTTATGACAAAAATATAGGAGTGGTTGGAACACGGAAGATGACTAATTATGGAGAATCTGCGTGCAGGGAATTAGTGGGAGACTTAGTAGGAGCAGGAGTTACTATAACCAGTGGATTAGCAATTGGAGTAGATGTAACTGCTCATAAGAGGGCCTTGAACCTAGGTGGAAATACCATAGCTGTTGTAGGAAGTGGGTTAGATGTGATCTATCCTCCTGAAAATAAATATGAATGGGAACGAATCGCTAAAGAAGGGACCCTTATAAGTGAATATCCATTAGGTGCTCCTCCAGACAGGTATAATTTTCCCAGAAGGAACAGGATAATAGTGGGATTGACCAGGGGAGTTACAGTAGTAGAGAGTTATAAAAAAGGCGGAAGTTTAATAACTGCTAAACTGGCTTTAGAGGAAGGCAGAGATGTATTTGTTATTCCGGGATTTCCAGACTATATATCCTTTGAGGGGAATAATAATCTCATTAAAGACTCCTATGGTAAGTTGATTACCTGTGGAAAAGATATATTGGAGGAGTATGGCTGGGATGGAGAAAATCAAATTAATGTGAAAATAGATATAGATTCAGAAGAGGAAAAGGTGTATAGTGTATTGGTTGTAGAAAAAAGTTTGGATGAACTGATAACTGAAACACATATTCCTATAGGAAAACTTTTGGGATTATTAACAAATTTAGAATTAAAAAAACTTGTGAGAGCTATTGCAGGTGGTAAATATAGAAGAGTGTAG
- a CDS encoding tetratricopeptide repeat protein, with the protein MKKLLVVLFIGIVSIGYAEVQGSLTTEGSYISASESLATYEKYMEAGGNSYIEGNYSDSLDFYLSAFKVKKDDIESLRGVAESYEGLNQTDKALGVYRKILKLNPQDTKAMQKKLTIDKKNVSKWGYDKKEEYFEEFESYLKKTNYINSEDIYILGSIYMNDKSFERAYTVFKRDKGGDYRNYFGAATTARFLGKYDTAITFYNKLLSEKPDFYRGYLGLGSSYQMKGDYGKAIENLEKYLIYQEDENVYIAMANIYMAEYKYSSAKDILEKAQAKFPDSKKIRKNLGYIYSKLGRN; encoded by the coding sequence ATGAAAAAATTATTGGTAGTATTATTTATTGGGATAGTTTCAATAGGATATGCAGAGGTTCAAGGTAGTCTTACTACAGAGGGCAGCTATATAAGCGCAAGTGAGTCTCTTGCAACTTATGAGAAGTATATGGAAGCAGGAGGAAATTCTTATATAGAGGGGAATTACAGTGATTCACTGGATTTTTATCTGAGTGCCTTTAAGGTGAAAAAAGATGATATAGAGTCTCTTCGTGGGGTGGCAGAGTCATATGAGGGCCTGAATCAAACGGATAAAGCCTTGGGAGTATATAGAAAAATTTTAAAATTAAATCCTCAGGATACGAAGGCAATGCAAAAAAAACTCACTATAGATAAAAAAAATGTTTCTAAGTGGGGATACGATAAAAAAGAGGAATATTTTGAGGAATTTGAAAGCTATCTGAAAAAAACTAATTATATAAACAGCGAGGATATTTATATTTTGGGAAGTATATATATGAATGATAAATCTTTTGAAAGAGCTTATACTGTATTTAAGAGAGATAAAGGAGGAGATTATAGAAATTATTTCGGTGCAGCTACAACAGCTAGATTTTTAGGGAAATATGATACGGCTATTACATTCTATAATAAACTTTTATCTGAAAAACCAGACTTTTATAGAGGATATCTCGGGTTAGGAAGCTCTTACCAGATGAAAGGTGATTATGGTAAGGCAATAGAAAATCTGGAAAAATACCTAATATACCAGGAGGATGAAAATGTCTATATAGCCATGGCAAATATCTATATGGCTGAGTATAAATACAGCAGTGCTAAAGATATTTTGGAAAAGGCACAGGCTAAATTTCCTGACTCTAAGAAAATAAGAAAAAATTTGGGGTATATATATAGTAAGCTAGGAAGAAATTAA
- the xseA gene encoding exodeoxyribonuclease VII large subunit, with the protein MKDRIFSVSQINKMVKEYLEGNDSFNNFFLKGEISGINYYKSGHLYFTLKDSKASVKCVSFGYKFKKIPEDLKEGDKIKLFGKVTLYEANGNYQILVAHVEKEGTLGKLFEELERTKRELAKEGYFDTKYKLPIPKLPQNIGIVTSGTGAAVKDIINTAKLRYENINIYVYPAKVQGIGSEDEIIKGIKTLDKMEEIDLIVAGRGGGSVEDLWSFNKKEVALAYFNTKTPIVSAVGHEIDNLLTDLTADMRASTPTHAAELVVPRKDLLMETLEDRKKKLNNSLLGNLQKKKEKLETLKRSYILRSYLETVVDRNNLLMDREDRLKKVINNSLIQKKYLLEVRMEKLRSLNPEGILKRGYTITKAGNKVIRGAGELEKGEKIEIIYHDGSVISRVEEIK; encoded by the coding sequence ATGAAGGATAGGATATTTTCAGTAAGTCAAATAAATAAGATGGTAAAGGAATATTTAGAAGGGAACGATAGCTTTAATAATTTTTTTCTAAAAGGCGAAATTTCGGGGATAAATTATTATAAGAGTGGTCATCTTTATTTTACTCTTAAAGACAGTAAGGCCAGTGTAAAATGTGTGTCTTTTGGATATAAATTTAAAAAAATACCAGAGGATTTAAAAGAGGGAGACAAGATAAAATTATTTGGAAAAGTGACACTGTATGAAGCTAATGGGAACTATCAAATTTTGGTAGCTCATGTGGAAAAAGAGGGGACTCTGGGAAAACTCTTTGAGGAGTTGGAAAGAACTAAAAGAGAGCTGGCTAAAGAGGGTTATTTTGACACAAAATATAAACTGCCTATTCCAAAATTACCTCAAAATATTGGAATAGTAACTTCGGGAACAGGAGCGGCAGTAAAAGATATAATAAATACTGCTAAACTTAGATATGAAAATATAAATATCTATGTCTATCCTGCCAAGGTTCAAGGGATAGGATCTGAAGATGAGATCATAAAAGGGATAAAAACTCTGGATAAGATGGAGGAGATAGATCTTATTGTAGCAGGACGGGGTGGAGGAAGTGTAGAAGACCTATGGTCATTCAATAAAAAAGAGGTGGCTTTGGCATACTTTAATACTAAAACTCCCATTGTTTCAGCTGTAGGTCATGAGATAGATAATCTTTTGACAGATCTTACAGCAGATATGCGTGCTTCTACTCCGACCCATGCAGCGGAGTTAGTTGTTCCTAGAAAAGACCTGCTAATGGAGACTTTGGAAGACAGGAAGAAGAAGCTAAACAACAGCTTGCTGGGGAACCTACAGAAAAAAAAGGAAAAATTAGAAACTTTAAAAAGAAGCTATATCTTGAGGAGTTATTTAGAGACTGTTGTAGACAGAAATAATCTATTGATGGATAGGGAAGACAGGTTAAAAAAAGTTATTAATAATAGTTTAATACAAAAAAAATATCTTTTAGAAGTAAGGATGGAAAAACTCCGTTCATTGAATCCAGAAGGAATATTGAAGAGGGGATATACTATAACTAAAGCGGGTAACAAGGTTATAAGAGGTGCAGGAGAATTAGAAAAAGGTGAAAAAATAGAGATTATCTATCATGATGGTAGTGTAATCAGTAGAGTAGAGGAGATAAAATAG
- a CDS encoding diadenylate cyclase, translating into MKKIDYYGEFLEKLSEYLGVKLKLKAHGNHVEFIPEFNSKFIKKTLEHIGEIFEILDIILEEYYEENNNIYFTDLIEEFSQKLIGHMVKEKLVVTGEQMNFMDTIKRICNETYESENSNLNILLFKNREIIPEELKKMGLNFLPFDTPKKIEEIFKEKLSLKMLNGDNLVLIIDSDFKGYGLGVNDEKHTVFKERMLVNLRSQNNGYLISFISLLSKNILSYIDKDSISIELKAGFKMSEDKIDKLVKYSNEEMISSKVLFNTYNKEKRERFPYIYMEIKNKELKLYLQNSIDNYLSYRSGKWKLKSFHILKFLIIEKFYMDSFVFHLFNDKIEKKDIIENIIMNVDVLVCLIKNLLEEGKGGLFIILERTIKKKEREKIFIGGNEDNSIYKRTVLKGGENTRIKNHNFEYLKLISKVDGAVTLDNEFNLLSFGRLVKLDMNGSKEKVEGARTAAAISGSKYGLAIKVSEDKKITVWEDGIKILEI; encoded by the coding sequence ATGAAAAAAATAGATTATTATGGAGAATTTTTAGAGAAGCTCAGTGAGTATTTAGGGGTAAAATTAAAGCTGAAAGCTCATGGTAATCATGTGGAATTTATACCGGAATTTAATTCAAAATTTATAAAAAAAACTTTGGAACATATAGGTGAAATTTTTGAGATTCTGGATATAATTTTAGAGGAATACTATGAGGAAAATAATAATATCTACTTTACCGACCTGATAGAAGAGTTTTCTCAAAAATTAATAGGTCATATGGTAAAGGAAAAGCTGGTAGTTACAGGTGAACAGATGAACTTTATGGATACCATAAAGAGGATATGCAATGAAACTTATGAAAGTGAAAATTCAAACCTAAATATATTACTCTTTAAAAATAGAGAAATTATCCCAGAGGAATTGAAAAAAATGGGATTAAATTTCCTGCCCTTTGATACTCCTAAAAAAATAGAAGAAATATTCAAAGAGAAATTATCCCTAAAGATGTTAAATGGAGATAATTTGGTATTGATTATAGACAGTGATTTCAAAGGTTATGGGTTAGGAGTAAATGATGAAAAGCATACGGTGTTCAAAGAAAGGATGCTGGTTAATTTAAGGAGTCAAAATAACGGATATTTAATCTCATTTATATCTTTGTTGTCTAAAAATATTTTAAGCTATATAGATAAAGATAGTATAAGCATAGAACTTAAAGCTGGATTTAAGATGAGTGAGGATAAGATAGATAAATTGGTTAAATATTCCAACGAAGAGATGATATCCTCGAAAGTTCTTTTTAATACTTATAATAAGGAAAAGAGAGAAAGATTCCCTTATATATATATGGAAATTAAAAATAAAGAGTTGAAATTATATTTACAAAATTCTATAGATAACTATCTTTCGTATAGAAGTGGGAAATGGAAGTTAAAATCTTTTCATATTTTAAAATTTTTGATTATAGAAAAATTTTATATGGATTCTTTTGTATTTCACCTTTTTAATGATAAAATAGAGAAAAAAGATATAATTGAAAATATTATAATGAATGTAGATGTTTTGGTATGCCTTATTAAAAACCTCCTAGAAGAAGGTAAGGGAGGACTTTTTATAATTCTAGAAAGAACTATAAAAAAAAAAGAGAGAGAAAAAATATTTATAGGTGGGAATGAAGATAATAGTATATATAAGAGGACAGTGTTAAAGGGTGGGGAAAATACCAGAATAAAAAATCATAATTTTGAATACTTGAAATTAATATCTAAGGTAGATGGTGCTGTGACCCTTGACAATGAATTCAACCTTTTATCATTTGGAAGGTTAGTGAAATTGGATATGAATGGAAGTAAGGAGAAGGTCGAAGGGGCCAGGACGGCTGCTGCAATAAGTGGATCTAAATATGGTTTAGCTATAAAGGTGTCTGAAGATAAAAAAATAACTGTTTGGGAAGATGGAATAAAAATATTGGAGATATAA